One genomic region from Salvia hispanica cultivar TCC Black 2014 chromosome 2, UniMelb_Shisp_WGS_1.0, whole genome shotgun sequence encodes:
- the LOC125203734 gene encoding probable 2-oxoglutarate-dependent dioxygenase AOP1: MSGVSMKLPLIDLSNLGENDSPRWESTKIQIREALQEYGCFEATFSNIPLELRKSIGDGIQQILDLPLAIKELNKNSHRPLHGYVGHNHSGPLIESIGIDGALSPHVVDTFTNLMWPDQGNPTFSKDLQLYCKKLSEMDKIVRRMVLESLGLEKYIDEHFNSTDYLFRFQKYDPPRTPHSTLALRDHIDKNFITTIHEFSHVKGLQILTKDGKTWIPGDTTSLDSFVVLVATCLQAWTNGRLHAPIHKVVLSGDETRYTSGMFIVAKEDGCVIKTPEELVDEDHPLLYKPFDYYKFNDFTLTDAGRASIDALKEYCGA; the protein is encoded by the exons atgagtggtGTAAGCATGAAGCTTCCTTTGATTGATTTGAGCAACCTAGGAGAAAATGATTCTCCAAGGTGGGAATCAACCAAAATCCAAATTCGAGAAGCCCTTCAAGAATATGGGTGTTTTGAAGCTACATTCAGTAACATTCCTCTTGAGTTGAGGAAATCAATTGGTGATGGGattcaacaaattttagaTCTCCCTTTAGCCATCAAAGAACTTAACAAAAATTCACACAGACCTTTACATGGCTATGTTGGCCATAATCATTCCGGTCCACTTATAGAAAGTATCGGCATCGATGGCGCCCTCTCGCCTCACGTAGTCGACACCTTCACCAACCTCATGTGGCCTGATCAAGGCAATCCCACTTTCAG CAAAGATTTACAATTATATTGTAAGAAACTATCTGAAATGGACAAGATTGTGAGGCGGATGGTGTTGGAGAGTCTTGGATTGGAAAAATACATAGACGAACACTTCAACTCCACGGATTACCTCTTTCGTTTCCAGAAGTACGACCCACCTCGAACGCCTCACTCAACGCTCGCATTACGTGACCATATAGACAAGAACTTCATCACCACAATACATGAGTTCAGTCATGTTAAGGGTTTGCAGATTCTTACCAAAGATGGCAAAACTTGGATCCCTGGAGATACAACATCACTCGATTCATTCGTTGTCCTAGTCGCGACCTGTCTCCAA GCATGGACAAACGGGCGACTGCATGCTCCAATCCACAAGGTGGTGCTGAGCGGGGATGAAACTCGATACACTAGCGGTATGTTTATTGTTGCGAAAGAAGACGGGTGCGTGATTAAGACTCCGGAAGAGTTGGTGGATGAAGATCACCCTTTGCTCTACAAGCCTTTTGATTACTATAAGTTCAATGATTTTACCCTCACAGATGCTGGTAGGGCTTCGATTGATGCTCTCAAGGAATATTGTGGAGCCTAA